DNA sequence from the Electrophorus electricus isolate fEleEle1 chromosome 19, fEleEle1.pri, whole genome shotgun sequence genome:
gtaaccCCGTACAAGTGCATGCCTTCActggggtgtggctacaaacatgggtgaacccaCCTTCACGCGGCAGGCCATGccatgtgactcgtgggggggggcatcctgtcacagaaccccctcccaaggggcgtggctcccGACACGTCCACTCCAGGCCTGTGAACCCTGAGCTGCCgtgtgcaaacacatacacacacgcacatgctacggcaatgcccggtgcccacccaacgCAAGGTGAGCCAGGAACCGACGGCCCAGGAGATCCCTcaacaggagggagggaagCAGGATCTCTGCTTCCTTCAGGGCAGTCTGGTAGGCTCCTTGTGACAAGCTGGGGGGAGACATTCCCCAATGACGACCCCTCCTGGGGTGCAAGGTTCCCGGTGCTTCCCTCTCTGGGATAGTGAACTCCGGGCTGCTAcgcactcacaaaaacaaattgcAGCCacgcccggtgcccacccagcaaCAGGCGGGCTAGAAACCTCCTCCCTGGGAGACCCTCACCAGACAGGGAGAATGGcagtgtgtctgcctctcttgGGTCAGTCCTTCGTTTTCCCCGTGCTGTGAAGCGCTCAAAAACACAGAAGCGTAAATATCTTGTGGTGCTGCAGCACCTGCAATCCGCGCAGGCGCTGTCTAATGTGTCCTCGGCCTCGACGGTCACGCGGGGATGCACGTCCGCCCCAGTTCAGGCCATGATCCTCCCCTGAACGGTCCTGCTCTCTCCCGCCGCTTTAGGAGTGTCCCAGAGGCGATTTGCCTCTGAGGCTTTGGACAGACCCCTCCATACTCGCTGGAGAGTCTGCTGAAAGGAAGGGACTCGGGCTTCAGCCCTGCTCTCTGGAGATCCTGCTGGCTCCACCCAACTGCCCTTTTTACGGTTGTTGTGGGTCACATCGGTCCTCTTCGGACCAGGCTCAATAGCCCCaggccccccccaagaaatttcTGGGGGTGGTCCCCTCCTCCTCCGGAGTGGACCTGGACACCagtcgcggtcctctccccaatctcctgggatccaggaAGCATCAGTGCGGGAAGTCCCCATACACCTCCCACTAGAAAGTCCGTCCTCAGCCGAGTGAGCTGGcctcctgtggtggttggtcattctgtaatgtggCGTTGCCCGAGTGCccaagggcgtggagcaggacgcacagacttccttgaCAGGGACGCACATTTAAtggaaacatataaacacaacggcactcacacgcaTTACAGAATCAGAACATAAAacggttaacaataaacagacacgatAACAGGGAATACATGTAATAATGACACTACCATTTAACATTAGTATGCTATATTAACATGTTAcatcgacaatgaccaacaatgctgcacaccctgacgtgagtttaaatacacacagacaaaacgaagtacaggtgtgtgcaggcatggccacaaatgaaagtcctcccactgcacgtggctggccaaaccacgtgcctcacgggaggcgagcgttccgtgacaatagCCTAATGAGACTCCACGGGAATTATACATGAGATTGAAAGAATTGTTTGTAAAATGGATTAAGCCAGAGGAACGAACGATTCAACAAATATCGGAATAATTGATTCCAGAGTAGTTTATGAGGATGATGAGTCCAGATATGACAGTGTGGCTTAAAGGGCATGATCCGGAAACAGCAGAGGAGGCAACCAGGCTGGTGGAAGTCTACATCTCAGCATGAAGAAGTACAAATGGCAATAGGCAAGTAAGcctggcgggggggggggtgaaagtTGTGGACAGGTTCAGAGTAAACTGAATGCATACAACAAGCAGTTAGATAAATCCATTAAGCTGGAGGTTAGGTGTTGTGGGGAGAAGGGGCACACCAAACCATACTGTCAAGCAAGGAAAGTGAAAAATACAGCCATCTGTTATACGCCTAggccacacactccacagtctACACAAACCCCTGAGAATATGGTAAAGGTTCTGGTTAATGGACAGCCAGGGCAAAAAAGGAGTTGACTGTATTTAGGACTCCATATGGACTTTATCATTTTATGGTTATTCTGTTTGGCTTGCAGGGAGCACCAGCAACTTTCCAGAGACTTATGGATAAGGTGCTGCAGGACACTGATACATTTGCTGCTGCGTATTTGGATGATGTTGTTATTTTTAGTGAGACCTGGGAGGAGCATTGTGAGTATCTTAAACAGGTACTGGGATGGATGCAGGATTGACCATTAATCCAAAAAAATGTGCTCTAGCCAAGAAAGAGATCACTTACTTGGGCTTCGTAATAGGAAATAGGGTAATTCGTCCTCAACTGGAAAAAGTGGAGGCGATTCGCAACTGCAGACAACCTACAACTAAGAAAAAGGTGAGGTCCTTTTTGGGGTTTGGTGGGCTGGTATTGcaggtttatttaaatttttttctgtGAGAGCTTCTGTCCTTAGAGATCTGACCTGGGCTTCAGCCCCGAACAAAGTGATCAGGACCGAGCAGTGTGAGGAGGCGTTTCAAGATTTGAAGGGTGCACTGTGTGGGGAGTTGGTGTTGCTCAGCCCAGACTTTGTTCAGCCATTTATTTTACAAGCAGAAACTTCAGGAGTTGGCCTGGGAGCAGTAATGTTGCAGGAAGTGGACGGACAGTGCAGGCCAATCGCCTTCCTGAGCAGAAAAATGTTCCCCAGGGAGAAGCGGTACTCTATGGTTGAACAAGAGTGCCTTAAGTGGGCACTAGACTCTCTGAGACATTATCTCTTGTGGAGGTCTTTCGTGTTGGAAACAGATCATTGGGTATTGTAATGGCTGGAGAAGATGCATGACTCTAACACAAGGATTACGTGTTGATATTTGTCTATGCAGCCATATAATTTCTTGGTGTAGAATTGGCCTGGAGCCATTAATCAGGTCATGGACTTTTTGAGGGATAATGTGGACAATATAGAGGTCTAaaagtcttttattttaattacaccgCTATCAGAGGGAACAAACTTGCCATTTCCTGgagttctgtaaaataattgtaattgttttgaGTTATAGTTTTGGTTCACGTTACTGGAGCAGGTAATTTTCCAAATAGAAGGGGGAGGATAAAATTGTGATTAATGGCTCTGTCTTTAGATCATTTATttggtatatttattttaataagataatttttggataatgggaaaatgttttaaatgatagccTTTATTTTGGAACCATACGGGAGaaatattatgaatttaataatttatgcATCTAGAATGGGCCGTCCAAGGGGCGAAGATTATATGGAATATGAGTGGCGTTGAAATGTAAGGGAGAGACGTGTTGATTGAATTCCATAATTGGAAGCACATTAAGTTTCCttattttggtttcattttttgttgGCGTTGAtgactgaatttatttatttttctttgggggttttttttttggaatttattttttgtctgcttatggCATCATGCCTGTGTCACTGGACTTTtttgagagaaaataaatctcCATCATTAGCATAATTACTACCAGAATCGGCCTCTGTTTGATCTCCCCCCGCTATCCTGTTACAATGCGTAAGAAGGGTATTGAAAATGTGGTGACTGATGCCTTGTCACAGTGCTAattggatgtttttgttttgtgaattcTATATCATAGACGTGTGTCTGTatcatatctgtgtgtatgtgtgtggagtttgCTTGCGTTCCATTTCTGTATTCCACTGATGAGTTTCATGCTTGTAGTCTATCATGAGACAAGACCTCACCGAGTGAGAATTAAAGGAAGAGCAAAGACGTCTCTTTGAGAGATACAGAAATAACTTGTTTTCAGTGATTGCTACTAAAGGCTGTGCAACAATATATTGGGTTAAGGACCCCATAATTTTTTTGACcatgacattttcatttcttttgtaattaaaatattctgtTGAATCAAAATCAAAGTCTGATTTTTATGAAATATGGATTAACAGTGATGAATGCAAATTAGTTTTGTCTTGAGAACGTCTATTTTAAAACAGCTGCTCAGAAAGGGCTGAGTTGATTTGCTCATTCAAGCAAGCCACTATGCTTTTACAGAACAAATACTGCAgcattttatttcctgttttggaACAGGAGGTGTCATTTACAGATAGACTgcacattattttacatttcatttttttacttacttaatttttatttaacatgaagAAGTGATTTTTCTGTGACATGTAAGTAACATTTGCAACTAAATAGAGCTCAGGCTGTTCGGATTTAACATTAATAATGATCTTTCAAGTTCTATGAAGTCATTTTTATTCAGAATGGCAAGGGATAACACTTGTTGACAGGTATTTGCTGTATGCTTTAATGTTAGACAAAATATGAATTCTGTCATCTCGTTTACTGTAAAGATGAAGGAATGTGCCCTCAAAAGGCTATAATACTATGGCTTGAAAACCTATTAATAAAACTATGAATGTGGCTGTTCCGTCTTCATCTATGCTATAAAAATTAGCATTTCTTTATCTATGCTATAGAAACTACACTATAGATGTATTCTATATGCTATAGAATTAACATACTACATAATCTtaatgttttacaataaaaacaagGGTCATGCCATGCGGTCTATGACTTATCTTTACAAACAAGAACAATCAAACCACATCCTGTTAGGGGATGTCACAGTTTGACTCTTCTGGAagcttcctttctttcttcttgcTTACATGCGAAGAGGCACAAAAACATCCTGTACTGTTAATATTAAAACTGTTTGTCATGTACATTATTATGAAACTAATGCTGATGTACTCCTCTAGACTAACCACACAACCATCAGTTCCATAAGAACATGCAGAAGTTAGATGTTCATAGAAGTTCTCATGAAAGATATAGATGTAACACACAGATTTTATGCAGGAATGAATAGTAAAGACTACAGACCAAACTTCCAAAATAACTTTAGATGATTTGCTAGCTGGTTTTGCAGCACACTTTACAGTGACAGATTAAAGATATGGGATGCAAACTTGTAAgcgcaacttttttttttctttgattacATAGCCTAAGAATAAGAACTAGTACTAGTGGGGAGGAGGGTGGTTTGCATACTATCTGTCATATTGCTATAATGCTTCCATCTACAGTGGGTTTTGGCAGGaggaatacatttacatttttatggctCTTACTTTGATAATTTTCTTAGAAACACAGGAGTATTAGATTCTTCTTTGAGGATGCATTTGTGCAACTTAATAATTAATTGCTAAATAGACAAATcaataattaatgaataaattaattattatgtcaacaaatgaatgcattaaaaaatctaaatatataattaaacaaaattaaacaaaacaaatgacttgataaaacattttattaattgtgtgatttaaaaaatgcatacaaaaatgttttttgttataATGTGTTAGTTGGGTAATAATTTCCTTTTTGATTTGTCAATTGCTTTATCTACTGCTCCTTTAGTTGTCAGTTTGTACATTGAGCAGGAGGATACAAACTGCAGTAATTAATTTCACAGATTGTTAAATACAACATTAGATCATTATCACTCTATGTGGTGGTCACTGAATAAGACTGAATAAGTGTGCTACTGTACTCATAATGTGgtctcaaaacaaaaatatctcaGCTACGCACAGGGAATGATTGTAAAACTTTAAGAAACCTAATTAATTCAGTAATTATTGACCtacaaaacattattaaaacgttttatttcttgttttatttcaggATCTGTGTTGCATATCAGTGGAGAAGATCATGTGTCATTCAAAATGGGATGCAGTAATTGTGAGCTTTTTTCAGATTTATGCTCTATGTTGTaggataaaatattttacatagtaatattacatatatatttacatcatattatatataaccaagttgtaaaaaaaaaacatagcatGTAGGGAAGTAACTGTCACACATTAGAAGcttttatataacaatataaaattGTTGATCCAATGGTTATGAGATCACCAGCAAATAAAGTCTTTTTATAATGCAGCAAGAAAAGTTGATGATGCACAACCTTTAATACCTTTAATCAACCATAAAGGCCAATATATTGAGGGTAAGAGCCatgtaatattattaaaattattatgacACATGTTTATTGTTGTATTCCCAATGTCTCAGTTAAAGTTGTTTTTACCTTTTAGATCCTCCCCTATTCAATGAGCTGAACCTTGTGATCATTGGTAGTCATTGTTCTGGGAAGAATACAGTTGCCAATGTTATCCTTCGACACAATGCCTTCTCATTTTGGACACGCTTTTCTAAGTACCGTGTAAAAAAGAGTGGAGAAGTATTTGGAAGGAGAATTCAATTGATTCGTGTCCCTGGGTGGACTGGAGACCTGTCTGTATCTGTTCATAAtcaaaaaagaacaaagcaaCAGCTTGTAACTTCTGTGCAGTCAAACTTTGAAACAGGACCTCATGCAGTACTCTTAGCACTTGATGTAAATTCCACTATCACAGACACAACCCGAAAGACACTAGAAAGCCTTCTTACTGAAGAAATTTGGGATCATACAGTAGTGATCTTCACTCATGGAGAAAAACTTTATGACATTACCATTAAGGATCAAATCCATGTTAATCAACTTTCTGAACTAATAGAGAGATGTGGTAAAAGGTATCATGTTCTTCACAACAGTATGCCAACAAAACAGAGTGCAGAGTTGATCGAAACTCTTGAGTACTTCATTGCAGACAAAGATGCACCTGTTAAATTTTCCTTGTTTGATCAGGTAATGGGGAATGGTGACCTGGAAGAGCAGCAATCATTAATAGAAAGacttagaaataaaataaaatctctaaAAGAATTCAAAACAAGTTTGTCAGTAAAGGGCAGTCACCACAGCTCTCAGAGTTTGATTGAATctaaaaatgcagaaattagAAGACTGCAAAATATTCTAAAGAAGAGAGAACATGATCTTCAAAGGTTAAAGACCCAGCTCCAACAGACACAGAATGGCAATCTTCTCAACTCAGTGGTGTCCTCCAGATGTACtgactgtgaaaaaaaagatgaggaATTATGTCGTTTACATGAAGAACTTTCCAAGTTGAAAACAATAGTAGAGGCACACAATCAAAGCTCTGGCCAAGGACAACCTTCTGAACTGAATACTATGGCCTGGTCACATAAAACACAGAGGCTTCCCACAAACTTATTTGAACGGCCTCCATCATGTAAGTTATGTACATTTATCAATaaataacatattaaaaatgtttttaaataattcctaactaattttcttaaattacagtcattttttgctgttttaaactaTGCTATTACTgaagtaaataataaattttaTCTAAAACATTCTTAAATACACTGTATGTATTAAGGGCCATATTCGGAACCATATTCAAAATTGCACACACTGTTATTCAGACCTCAGAATTATCTATAGACTTAAGGTCAGCTCAAATAATTGATTGTGGGGGATGAATTTAGATAAAGCAGTTCTAGTTATCTACCATTCAGACTcagaatgtattttaatttgcatgatATCCACGTACTAGGAGCTGTATTATGTCAAGCAGCAATTGAAAATGCTCACAAAAATTAGGGAATGTCATTTGAGCtcaatatgaaatatttaaatatgatattataaacataaataatcaTATGAATCATCCATACTTCTGCTGCAACATCCACTGGCAGCCCTGCAGTTTTTATTAACATGAATCCCCTGCCAGAAAATCAaattaattcagtcattttcaaCTTAGACTATTTGACTAGTATAACCTCGACTATAAGTATTCTTGCATTCTGATGTATTAAGCTGATGTATTATTACATATCAATGTTCTTTCAAGGTGCCCATGAACTACATTCAGACAATCTACGTGAGTGGCCACTTACACTCAGCAATGTCTTGGGTGACCTAAATGATTCCCAATTCAAAAGAATGAAGTCCTTAATGCATTTTCGAGAGGACTGGAGAATCCCTGAAAGCTTATTGGATGACAAGGACAGAGATTCACTGGCTCTTCTTCTGATTCAAACCTGGGGTGAAAAGCAGTGTATTATCAACATCAAAAATATTATAAAGGAGATTCCACGTAATGACAACAGCATGAAAAAATTAATCATGCCATACTTGGAAGAAATTGGTGAAATCTGGTAACCTGTTTCAAGATGCTAATTTGAAACAAATTAATTTCATCTGTTTCAAATTAGCATCTTAAAACctgtaattgaaaaaaaaaactgtccatTGTGTCTGGacataaaaaaacagcaaagagcAGTATGTTCATGCTGCAGGCACAGATCTAACTGAAAGACAAACTGCAGTGTTCCAGTAATGCATGAAGCGGGAACCCACCATCACCTTGCTTCACccaaattttgtgtgtgtgtgtgtgtgtgtgtgtgtgtgtgtgtgtgtgtgtgtgtgtgaatgcagaaTGACATACTACTCACTGGGTTTGATTTTAGAAAGGGAAGGGACCGTGGGATTCTGGAGATGGGTTGGTGCCAACCTACCCTTTTAtcttaaatgtatgtatgcttGAGTTATTTGGAGAGAAAATGTATACTGGTTATAACAGTCCTCAGACTCCGTTCCACTGATCTAAGTATGGGGTTGATGCTTGGATTCTGAATACAAGTTACAAACAGCACAAGTTATCatcctatctatctatcatcccctccctactcactactaagttggaggatctagcactgcatacatccctgtgcgactggatctccaacttcctaacagacagaccacgatcagtacgggtgggcaactgtgcctcatccaccctcaccctcagcactggagctcctcagggttgtgtcctaagccccctgctctactcactgtacacccacgactgcacagccacttccagctccaccatcattgtcaactTTGCTGACGATACctttgtcatgggcctgatctcagacaacgatgagagggcctacctaaCTACATAATTCAACCTATAGCCTTGAATGGTGTGGAGTATTGATGTTGTGTAAGCAATGCAATTACATTTTcgaaaataaacattaatgttttcATACAAATGTGCTGTTGTGCTTAGAACCAGcgtgaattttttttaaagaactgttttttttcctttttgaattAGCATTGCATGTAAACTCCAAATGAACTCCAAGTTACTTAATAAGTTACTAATGGGTCTGAAAACTCTTaaatttacaaacacatttaagtaCTACATGAGTTATGAAGGGTTTCTGGAAATTCTCCTAAATCTAAGAATGTTCTTAAGTACGAGGTTATAAAGTACTTAGTGTTACAAATGTTTTGGGAAACCCACCCCATTTCGTTAAGAAAATCACAAGAGTGCAGGGATTTGCTAGGCATCTGCATTCTGATGTATTAAGCCCTCACAGCTAATCAGCTAGAATGGCCATTAACCTGTATGCTTCAAGTGAAATAACATTTAGTTATAATAATTGCTGGTCAGACTCATGTTGTTTATGagtctctgttcctctttttttcttctgccatATTCATGATCACCAGAAGCAGTCGGCCAGTTTCCAACTGCTCCCCACCAGCACTTAAGTGCTGACTACATCTAACACTGATCTCTTGATTTGGGGTTTGCTCTCTGAGCATGTGGAGAGGATGGACTGCGCAGAAAGGGGTGGCTGTTGCACTAGGGCTGAGAAGGAGGCTACAGAAGCTAACAATAAGTTCAAAGGAGCTGTTTTTCAGAATGATGCTTACATATCACTATTCTTTAAAGGTGCAGATGACCTACATTCAGACATCCTGTGTGGGTGGCTACTCACACTCAGCAAAATCTTGAGTGACCTAAGTCATGTCCAATTCAACAAAATTAAATTCACAATGCATTGTCGAGAGGAATGGAAATTCCCTGAAAGTTTTTTTGGAAGACAAGGACAGAAATTGAGTGGCTACACTTCTAATTCAAGCCTGGGCTGAAAAGAAGTGTATAATCAACATCAAAAATATTATGAAGATGATTCCATGTAATGACAGTAGCATGAAAAGATTATTCATGCCATATTTGAAAGAAATTGGTGAAAGCTGGTAATCTGAATTTCATCTTTCTAATTAGCATCTTTAAACCTGTTATTGAAAAATCTGTCCATTCTGTCTGGCAATGAAATACACAACAAAGAGCAGTATGTTCAAGCTGCACAGATCTTATTGAAATACAGAAAGAGCACTGTTCCTGACAGTGCATGATGCCTGAACCCACCATCGCCGTGCTTCAaccaaatgatttttttttttttgtttgtttttgtgtgtgtgtgtgtgtgtgtgtgtgtgtgtgtgtgtgtgtgtgtgtgtgtgtgtgcgtgcagaatGACATACTGCTGACTGGGTTTGATTATAGAAAGTGCAGGGATCAAGGGATTCTAGAGATGGGTTGGTGCCCTCCACCTCTTTTATCTTATATGTATGTGATTAATATATGCTTGGATTATTTGGAAAGAGAAAAGGTATACTGGTTATAACTGATCTGAATTATCTTATTACCACTATATAGTGTGGTCGTCAACACATGAAAAGGTTACCATCTTAACGATGCCATAGATTCAGATGCatgtattcagtgttttaaattgttCTCTGATGTCTGCATAAAATTTATGCAGGCTACAAGGGAGTAACAAGAAAAGCTGCAGTCTCTGTAATACAAAAGGAGAAGTAAGTAAGATATAACTTGCAATCCTGCTTTAAGAGTCTCCTCTGAGTCACGACATTAGGCACAGTATGGTTGGTTTTTGGTTCCAGAGGAGTTGGAGCAGAGGGACTGCAGAGCACTGTGAGGAGGAGCGAGAATAAGAAAAGCCGGAGTGCTCGCAGATCACAAAACcgaacatacacatacattaaaacGCAGTACTGGCCAAATCCACAGAGCCGCAAAACCTCCACAGCCGCAGCCTCAtcagtacattaaaaaaagtta
Encoded proteins:
- the LOC113585166 gene encoding uncharacterized protein LOC113585166 yields the protein MGCSNSRKVDDAQPLIPLINHKGQYIEDPPLFNELNLVIIGSHCSGKNTVANVILRHNAFSFWTRFSKYRVKKSGEVFGRRIQLIRVPGWTGDLSVSVHNQKRTKQQLVTSVQSNFETGPHAVLLALDVNSTITDTTRKTLESLLTEEIWDHTVVIFTHGEKLYDITIKDQIHVNQLSELIERCGKRYHVLHNSMPTKQSAELIETLEYFIADKDAPVKFSLFDQVMGNGDLEEQQSLIERLRNKIKSLKEFKTSLSVKGSHHSSQSLIESKNAEIRRLQNILKKREHDLQRLKTQLQQTQNGNLLNSVVSSRCTDCEKKDEELCRLHEELSKLKTIVEAHNQSSGQGQPSELNTMAWSHKTQRLPTNLFERPPSCAHELHSDNLREWPLTLSNVLGDLNDSQFKRMKSLMHFREDWRIPESLLDDKDRDSLALLLIQTWGEKQCIINIKNIIKEIPRNDNSMKKLIMPYLEEIGEIW